A window of the Streptomyces sp. NBC_00250 genome harbors these coding sequences:
- the ilvN gene encoding acetolactate synthase small subunit — protein sequence MSTKHTLSVLVENTPGILARIAALFSRRGFNIDSLAVGITEHPDISRITIVVNVEDLPLEQVTKQLNKLVNVLKIVELEPSAAIQRELVLVKVRADNETRSQIVEIVQLFRAKTVDVSPEAVTIEATGSSDKLDAMLKMLEQFGVKELVQSGTIAIGRGSRSITDRSLRALDRSA from the coding sequence ATGTCCACCAAGCACACGCTCTCCGTTCTCGTCGAGAACACGCCCGGCATCCTCGCCCGGATCGCCGCCCTGTTCTCGCGCCGCGGCTTCAACATCGACTCCCTCGCCGTCGGCATCACCGAGCACCCCGACATCTCCCGCATCACCATCGTGGTCAATGTCGAGGACCTGCCCCTGGAGCAGGTGACCAAGCAGCTCAACAAGCTGGTCAACGTCCTGAAGATCGTCGAACTCGAGCCCAGCGCTGCGATCCAGCGCGAGCTCGTCCTGGTGAAGGTCCGCGCCGACAACGAGACCCGCTCCCAGATCGTCGAGATCGTGCAGCTGTTCCGCGCCAAGACCGTGGACGTCTCGCCCGAGGCGGTCACCATCGAGGCCACCGGTTCGAGTGACAAGCTCGACGCGATGCTCAAGATGCTGGAGCAGTTCGGCGTCAAGGAGCTCGTCCAGTCCGGCACGATCGCCATAGGGCGTGGTTCCCGGTCCATCACGGACCGGTCCCTCCGGGCCCTCGACCGCA
- a CDS encoding 2-hydroxyacid dehydrogenase, which produces MRFEDTTADVWLPIPADEIDDLPEPGASGLNYRFWDGGPEFPADPARCAFYVVPYMKGSEIAVRPLAAMTSIRAVQTLSAGIDHVTPGIDSLPPGVALCNAKGVHEASTAELTLALILASLRGIPGFVRGQDAEEWRAGFYPALADKSVLIVGYGSIGAAIEDRLAPFECARVSRVARSARTTARGEVHPLAELPALLPDADVVVLSTPLTPATRHLADAGFLGRMKDGALLVNVARGPVVDTAALLKEVESGRITAALDVTDPEPLPAGHPLWHAPGVLISPHVGGSTSAFMPRAKRLIAGQLRRFAAGEELANVLLTTG; this is translated from the coding sequence ATGAGATTCGAGGACACGACCGCTGACGTGTGGCTTCCGATTCCCGCGGACGAGATCGACGATCTCCCCGAACCGGGCGCGTCGGGCCTGAACTACCGCTTCTGGGACGGCGGACCGGAGTTCCCGGCCGACCCGGCGCGCTGCGCCTTCTACGTCGTCCCGTACATGAAGGGCTCCGAGATCGCCGTCCGGCCGCTGGCCGCGATGACCTCGATCCGGGCCGTGCAGACCCTGTCCGCGGGCATCGACCACGTCACCCCCGGCATCGACTCGCTGCCCCCCGGCGTCGCCCTCTGCAACGCGAAGGGCGTCCACGAGGCCAGCACCGCCGAACTCACCCTGGCGCTGATCCTGGCCTCCCTGCGCGGCATCCCCGGCTTCGTGCGCGGCCAGGACGCCGAGGAGTGGCGGGCCGGCTTCTACCCGGCCCTCGCCGACAAGTCCGTCCTGATCGTCGGGTACGGATCGATCGGCGCCGCCATCGAGGACCGGCTCGCGCCCTTCGAGTGCGCGCGGGTGTCCCGCGTCGCGCGCTCCGCGCGCACCACAGCGCGCGGCGAGGTCCACCCCCTGGCCGAGCTGCCCGCGTTGCTTCCGGATGCGGACGTCGTCGTGCTCTCCACGCCGCTCACGCCCGCGACCAGGCATCTCGCCGACGCGGGGTTCCTGGGCCGCATGAAGGACGGGGCCCTCCTCGTGAACGTCGCCCGGGGGCCCGTCGTCGACACGGCCGCGCTGCTCAAGGAGGTCGAGAGCGGGAGGATCACGGCCGCGCTCGACGTCACCGACCCGGAACCGCTGCCGGCCGGGCACCCGTTGTGGCACGCTCCCGGTGTCCTGATCAGTCCCCATGTGGGAGGTTCCACTTCTGCCTTCATGCCGCGGGCGAAGCGGCTGATCGCGGGACAGCTGAGGCGGTTCGCGGCGGGCGAGGAGCTGGCCAACGTGCTGCTCACCACCGGCTGA
- a CDS encoding putative bifunctional diguanylate cyclase/phosphodiesterase has translation MSAPGAVLTRRPVSGGDSGHRDPGRPGAGGVLAQIALGLICAGYTTGASLGWGSPELALFMGDFGLSAAALTAAVSCFLYGRAHRGSARPAWLLFAFSSFMASAGNAVWGWYEVVLRTEVPDSSVADLFFLLFAPPAIVGLLVLAKKPVTRAGWVCLGLDAWLIGGSLLTLSWSLALARTAHFQEESVSQAALSLAYPLLDIVLVSMVLVLHFRRSQANRSATNTAIAALALTVLCDALFTSPLLRENYASGQLLDAGWFAGSLLLAYAPWGARRLPDSAAPARGPWLHSRPVAGSLAALTPYLAAAVCTLGILYNVVEGRRVDRVVVLTGCTVVLALVVRQGIMLLDNIALTHELAQKENHFRSLVQGSSDVIMIAAPNGILRYVSPAASGVYGRDAEELIGSELASLIHPEDLGAVVHEVRRFLAVSPAEEPTTRIECRFRSGHGGTSRSSGAESGGDWLNVESTVNRHQGGLIFNSRDVTERVRLQAQLQHNAEHDPLTDLPNRALFTRRVRQALGGRRASDPGTAVLFIDLDGFKGVNDRLGHQAGDDLLVQAARRLHDSVRAGDTAARLGGDEFAALILGDGGRDQAARRNQVQEIADRLRLTLSRPYRVDGGNEVRVAASIGVAFAEPGMEAGDLLRNADLAMYRAKAAGKDRVELYAPQMQADVVRRTELAARLRTALHDGEFALLHQPVVDLATGRISAVSAQARWRSTQGILFTPAEYLRVTDDSERTAELGRWLLEEAVEQAAERAGIGHRAPVSIRLSARRLLDRSLPLGSIESLLTRHGLPSGSLIVELADSDPRIPLDELEQRLVALRRLGVRIALDGFGSGHVAINALRRLPVDILKLDRGLVEGVVESARLRKITRGVLRIAGELGMQTVAEGVDVPEQVVALRAMGCSHAQGMAFSGPLDEYRLRRALVRDEYPLPGAVPVRVGNHPPFRSNTETPVPPT, from the coding sequence GTGAGCGCGCCCGGGGCGGTCCTCACGCGCCGCCCCGTCAGCGGCGGCGACTCCGGCCATCGGGACCCCGGCCGCCCCGGCGCCGGCGGCGTCCTCGCCCAGATCGCCCTCGGGCTGATCTGCGCGGGCTACACGACCGGCGCCTCGCTCGGCTGGGGCTCACCGGAACTCGCGCTCTTCATGGGTGACTTCGGACTCAGCGCCGCCGCCCTCACCGCCGCGGTCTCCTGCTTCCTCTACGGCCGCGCTCACCGCGGCAGCGCCCGCCCCGCCTGGCTGCTCTTCGCCTTCTCCTCGTTCATGGCCTCCGCCGGCAACGCCGTGTGGGGGTGGTACGAGGTCGTGCTCCGCACGGAGGTGCCCGACTCCTCCGTCGCCGACCTCTTCTTCTTACTCTTCGCGCCGCCGGCCATCGTCGGCCTCCTCGTCCTGGCCAAGAAGCCCGTCACCCGGGCCGGCTGGGTCTGCCTCGGACTGGACGCCTGGCTCATCGGCGGCTCGCTGCTGACGCTCTCCTGGAGCCTCGCCCTCGCCCGCACCGCCCACTTCCAGGAAGAGTCCGTCTCCCAGGCCGCGCTGTCGCTCGCGTACCCGCTGCTCGACATCGTGCTGGTGAGCATGGTCCTGGTCCTGCACTTCCGGCGCTCGCAGGCGAACCGCTCGGCGACCAACACCGCGATCGCCGCCCTCGCCCTGACCGTCCTGTGCGACGCCCTGTTCACCTCGCCGCTGCTGCGCGAGAACTACGCCTCGGGGCAGCTGCTCGACGCCGGCTGGTTCGCCGGCTCCCTCCTGCTCGCCTACGCGCCCTGGGGGGCGCGCCGTCTCCCGGACAGCGCCGCCCCCGCGCGTGGACCGTGGCTGCACAGCAGGCCGGTCGCCGGCTCGCTCGCCGCCCTCACCCCGTACCTCGCCGCCGCGGTCTGCACCCTCGGCATCCTCTACAACGTCGTGGAGGGGCGCAGGGTCGACCGCGTCGTCGTCCTCACCGGCTGCACGGTGGTCCTCGCCCTGGTCGTACGGCAGGGCATCATGCTCCTCGACAACATCGCCCTGACCCATGAACTGGCCCAGAAGGAGAACCACTTCAGGTCACTCGTGCAGGGCTCCAGCGACGTCATCATGATCGCCGCGCCGAACGGGATACTCCGTTACGTCAGCCCGGCCGCCTCCGGGGTGTACGGACGGGACGCGGAGGAGCTGATCGGCTCCGAGCTGGCCTCACTCATCCACCCCGAGGACCTCGGCGCCGTCGTCCACGAGGTACGGCGCTTCCTGGCCGTCTCGCCCGCCGAGGAGCCCACCACCCGGATCGAATGCCGCTTCCGCTCGGGCCATGGGGGTACCTCCCGCTCGAGCGGAGCCGAGAGCGGGGGAGACTGGCTCAACGTCGAATCGACGGTCAACCGGCACCAGGGCGGTCTGATCTTCAACAGCCGTGACGTCACCGAACGGGTGCGACTCCAGGCGCAGTTGCAGCACAACGCCGAGCACGACCCGCTCACCGACCTGCCCAACCGGGCTCTCTTCACCCGGCGGGTCCGGCAGGCCCTCGGCGGTCGCCGTGCCTCCGACCCCGGCACGGCCGTGCTCTTCATCGATCTCGACGGCTTCAAGGGCGTCAACGACCGTCTCGGCCACCAGGCGGGGGACGACCTCCTCGTCCAGGCCGCCCGCCGCCTCCACGACTCCGTGCGCGCCGGGGACACCGCCGCCCGGCTCGGCGGCGACGAGTTCGCCGCCCTCATCCTCGGCGACGGCGGCCGCGACCAGGCGGCCCGCCGGAACCAGGTCCAGGAGATCGCCGACCGTCTCCGGCTCACGCTCTCCCGGCCGTACCGCGTCGACGGGGGCAACGAGGTACGGGTCGCCGCCTCCATCGGCGTCGCCTTCGCCGAGCCCGGCATGGAGGCCGGCGACCTCCTGCGCAACGCCGACCTGGCCATGTACCGGGCCAAGGCGGCCGGCAAGGACCGGGTCGAGCTCTACGCGCCCCAGATGCAGGCCGACGTGGTACGCCGCACGGAACTGGCCGCCCGCCTGCGCACGGCGCTCCACGACGGCGAGTTCGCCCTGCTCCACCAGCCGGTCGTCGACCTCGCCACCGGCCGGATCTCCGCCGTCAGCGCCCAGGCGCGCTGGCGCTCGACCCAGGGCATCCTCTTCACCCCCGCCGAGTACCTCCGGGTCACCGACGACAGCGAGCGCACCGCGGAGCTCGGCCGCTGGCTTCTGGAGGAGGCCGTCGAGCAGGCCGCCGAGCGGGCGGGAATCGGCCATCGCGCCCCGGTGTCCATCCGGCTCTCCGCCCGCCGGCTCCTGGACCGCTCGCTGCCGCTCGGCTCGATCGAGTCGCTGCTCACCCGGCACGGCCTGCCGTCGGGCTCGCTGATCGTCGAGCTCGCCGACAGCGACCCCCGCATCCCGCTCGACGAGCTGGAACAGCGGCTGGTCGCCCTGCGCCGTCTCGGGGTGCGGATCGCGCTCGACGGATTCGGCAGCGGACATGTGGCGATCAACGCCCTGCGGAGGCTTCCCGTCGACATACTGAAGCTGGACCGCGGGCTCGTCGAGGGCGTGGTCGAGTCGGCCCGGCTCCGCAAGATCACCCGCGGGGTGCTCCGTATCGCCGGCGAGCTCGGGATGCAGACCGTCGCCGAGGGCGTCGACGTACCGGAGCAGGTCGTCGCGCTGCGGGCCATGGGCTGCAGCCACGCCCAGGGCATGGCCTTCTCGGGCCCGCTCGACGAGTACCGGCTGCGCAGGGCGCTCGTACGGGACGAGTACCCGCTGCCCGGAGCGGTCCCCGTCCGTGTCGGAAACCATCCCCCGTTCCGCTCAAATACTGAGACGCCCGTCCCACCCACTTGA
- a CDS encoding aldo/keto reductase produces the protein MERRTIGATALDVGAIGLGCMPMNWAYSRSEQRGDRSLRTVHAALDAGVSLLDTADMYGPFTNELLLGRVLKERRAEVFVSTKGGLLVGDGGGRRHVVANGRPGYVRRACDASLRRLQTDVIDLYQLHRADPEVPVEETWGAMAELVSAGKVRALGLCAVGSRSARRGATGVSRDGYEGTIRQLERIQQVFPVAAVEAELSVWSQEALVRLLPWCAARGVGFLAAMPLGNGFLTGTLTPGGGFEPDDPRARHPRFTAEMMAANQPLVAGLRRVAARHGAEVTPAQVALAWVLGRGRHVVPVPGAKRERWAVENAGAAGLRLTAADLAEIAVLPAPRGSWD, from the coding sequence GTGGAGCGCAGGACTATCGGGGCGACGGCGCTCGACGTGGGTGCGATCGGCCTGGGGTGCATGCCGATGAACTGGGCGTACAGCCGTTCGGAACAGCGGGGTGACCGCTCGCTGCGGACCGTGCACGCGGCGCTGGACGCCGGGGTGAGCCTGCTCGACACCGCCGACATGTACGGACCGTTCACCAACGAGCTTCTGTTGGGGCGGGTGTTGAAGGAGCGGCGGGCGGAGGTCTTCGTCTCGACGAAGGGCGGACTGCTCGTCGGTGACGGCGGCGGACGCCGGCACGTGGTCGCCAACGGCAGGCCGGGGTACGTGCGTCGGGCCTGCGACGCCTCGCTGCGGCGGCTCCAGACCGATGTGATCGACCTGTACCAGCTGCACCGGGCGGACCCCGAGGTGCCGGTCGAGGAGACCTGGGGCGCGATGGCCGAGCTGGTCTCGGCGGGCAAGGTGCGGGCGCTCGGACTGTGCGCCGTCGGCAGCCGGTCGGCCCGCCGGGGCGCGACCGGTGTCAGCCGTGACGGATACGAGGGAACGATCCGCCAACTGGAGCGGATCCAGCAGGTGTTCCCGGTGGCGGCGGTGGAGGCCGAGCTGTCGGTGTGGTCCCAGGAGGCGCTGGTGCGGCTGCTGCCGTGGTGCGCGGCGCGGGGCGTCGGCTTCCTGGCGGCGATGCCGCTGGGGAACGGCTTCCTGACCGGGACGCTGACCCCGGGCGGCGGGTTCGAACCGGACGACCCACGGGCCCGGCACCCCCGGTTCACCGCGGAGATGATGGCGGCGAACCAGCCGCTCGTGGCGGGTCTGCGGCGGGTGGCCGCGCGGCACGGGGCGGAGGTCACCCCGGCCCAGGTGGCCCTCGCCTGGGTGCTCGGGCGGGGGCGGCACGTCGTGCCGGTGCCGGGGGCGAAGCGGGAGCGCTGGGCCGTGGAGAACGCCGGGGCGGCCGGGCTGCGGCTGACGGCGGCGGACCTGGCGGAGATCGCCGTGCTGCCGGCGCCCCGGGGGTCCTGGGACTGA
- a CDS encoding acetolactate synthase large subunit, giving the protein MLMTDQATGHHPQPRPRSGAQPATTVEHVTGAQSLIRSLEEVGADTVFGIPGGAILPAYDPMMDSQRVRHILVRHEQGAGHAATGYAQATGKVGVCMATSGPGATNLVTPIADAHMDSVPLVAITGQVASKAIGTDAFQEADICGITMPITKHNFLVTKAEDIPRTIAEAFHIASTGRPGPVLVDISKDALQAKTTFSWPPQTDLPGYRPVTKPHAKQIREAAKLISAAKRPVLYVGGGVLKAGATGELKILAELTGAPVTTTLMALGAFPDSHPLHVGMPGMHGAVTAVTALQKSDLIVALGARFDDRVTGKLDSFAPYAKIVHADIDPAEIGKNRAADVPIVGDAREVIADLVQAVQAEHSEGNKGDYAAWWSDLNRWRETYPLGYDLPEDGSLSPQQVIQRIGQLAPDDTIFAAGVGQHQMWAAHFIDYERPATWLNSGGLGTMGYAVPAAMGAKAGQPDRPVWAIDGDGCFQMTNQELTTCALNNIPIKVAIINNGALGMVRQWQTLFYNQRYSNTVLHSGPDDVQANKGTRVPDFVKLSEAMGCVALRCEDPADLDKVIAEANAINDRPVVVDFIVHEDAQVWPMVAAGTSNDEVMAARGVRPDFGDGEDD; this is encoded by the coding sequence ATGCTGATGACCGACCAGGCCACCGGGCACCATCCGCAGCCGCGGCCCCGTAGCGGCGCGCAGCCCGCCACCACCGTCGAGCACGTCACGGGTGCGCAGTCCCTCATCCGTTCTCTCGAGGAAGTGGGCGCCGACACCGTCTTCGGCATCCCCGGCGGCGCGATCCTCCCCGCCTACGACCCGATGATGGACTCGCAGAGGGTCCGCCACATCCTGGTCCGCCACGAGCAGGGCGCCGGACACGCGGCGACCGGCTACGCCCAGGCGACCGGCAAGGTCGGCGTCTGCATGGCGACCTCGGGTCCGGGCGCGACCAACCTCGTCACCCCGATCGCCGACGCGCACATGGACTCGGTCCCGCTCGTCGCGATCACCGGCCAGGTCGCCTCGAAGGCGATCGGCACGGACGCCTTCCAGGAGGCGGACATCTGCGGCATCACGATGCCGATCACCAAGCACAACTTCCTGGTCACCAAGGCCGAGGACATCCCGCGGACGATCGCCGAGGCCTTCCACATCGCCTCCACCGGCCGCCCCGGCCCGGTCCTGGTCGACATCTCCAAGGACGCCCTCCAGGCGAAGACCACCTTCAGCTGGCCGCCGCAGACCGACCTGCCCGGCTACCGCCCGGTGACCAAGCCGCACGCCAAGCAGATCCGCGAGGCCGCCAAGCTGATCAGCGCGGCCAAGCGCCCCGTGCTGTACGTCGGCGGCGGCGTCCTCAAGGCCGGCGCCACCGGCGAGCTGAAGATCCTCGCCGAGCTCACCGGCGCCCCGGTCACCACCACCCTGATGGCCCTCGGCGCCTTCCCCGACAGCCACCCGCTGCACGTGGGCATGCCCGGTATGCACGGTGCCGTCACCGCCGTCACGGCGCTGCAGAAGTCCGACCTGATCGTCGCCCTCGGCGCCCGCTTCGACGACCGCGTCACCGGCAAGCTCGACAGCTTCGCCCCCTACGCCAAGATCGTCCACGCGGACATCGACCCGGCCGAGATCGGCAAGAACCGCGCCGCCGACGTCCCGATCGTCGGTGACGCCCGCGAGGTCATCGCCGACCTGGTCCAGGCCGTCCAGGCCGAGCACAGCGAGGGCAACAAGGGCGACTACGCCGCCTGGTGGAGCGACCTGAACCGCTGGCGCGAGACCTACCCGCTCGGCTACGACCTGCCGGAGGACGGCAGCCTCTCGCCGCAGCAGGTCATCCAGCGCATCGGCCAGCTCGCCCCCGACGACACGATCTTCGCCGCGGGCGTCGGCCAGCACCAGATGTGGGCCGCCCACTTCATCGACTACGAGCGGCCGGCCACCTGGCTGAACTCCGGCGGCCTCGGGACGATGGGGTACGCGGTGCCCGCCGCGATGGGCGCCAAGGCCGGTCAGCCCGACCGCCCCGTCTGGGCGATCGACGGCGACGGCTGCTTCCAGATGACCAATCAGGAGCTCACCACCTGCGCCCTGAACAACATCCCGATCAAGGTCGCCATCATCAACAACGGCGCCCTCGGGATGGTCCGCCAGTGGCAGACCCTCTTCTACAACCAGCGCTACTCCAACACCGTCCTGCACTCCGGCCCGGACGACGTCCAGGCGAACAAGGGCACCCGCGTCCCCGACTTCGTCAAGCTGTCCGAGGCCATGGGCTGTGTCGCCCTGCGCTGCGAGGACCCGGCCGACCTGGACAAGGTCATCGCCGAGGCCAATGCCATCAACGACCGTCCGGTCGTGGTCGACTTCATCGTCCACGAGGACGCCCAGGTCTGGCCGATGGTCGCCGCCGGCACCTCGAACGACGAGGTCATGGCCGCTCGGGGCGTCCGCCCCGACTTCGGCGACGGCGAAGACGACTGA